One region of Synechococcus elongatus PCC 11801 genomic DNA includes:
- a CDS encoding DUF1997 domain-containing protein, whose product MLSRFAASQAVELTIHQPIARSLQDYLRQSERIVYTLFNHEQLQVLGNHLYRFEMRPLQFFSLQLRPIVDLAVWTNEAGVLQIQSRDCQLRGLDLLAARFRLDLEGELMAESSHALTGEARLNVEVQMPPLLRFTPRPMLEAAGNALLKGVLLTIRQQIQRRLIEDYLLWSQESCCSSVLPPPLG is encoded by the coding sequence ATGCTCAGTCGATTTGCTGCAAGCCAAGCGGTTGAATTAACGATTCACCAACCGATAGCTCGTAGCCTTCAGGATTATCTCAGACAGTCCGAGCGAATCGTTTATACCCTCTTCAACCACGAGCAGTTGCAGGTTCTGGGCAACCATCTCTACCGTTTTGAAATGCGGCCGCTGCAATTTTTTTCCTTGCAACTGCGACCGATTGTTGATTTAGCTGTATGGACGAATGAGGCTGGCGTTTTGCAAATCCAGTCGCGCGATTGTCAGCTGCGGGGATTGGATTTGCTGGCGGCACGATTTCGGTTGGATTTAGAAGGTGAGCTGATGGCGGAGTCCAGTCATGCGCTCACCGGTGAAGCTCGCCTCAATGTTGAAGTGCAGATGCCACCTCTCTTGCGTTTCACACCCCGCCCCATGCTGGAAGCGGCTGGTAATGCCCTGCTAAAAGGTGTCCTGCTCACGATTCGCCAGCAAATTCAACGGCGACTGATTGAGGACTATCTGCTCTGGAGCCAAGAATCCTGCTGCTCTTCTGTGCTGCCACCGCCGTTAGGCTAA
- the pheA gene encoding prephenate dehydratase yields MSERAIAHLGPIGTYAEMAALRFQAWLTDQDQQPSHLLACRSIPATLQTLADGTVDYAVVPVENSVEGSVAATLDSLWQLPQLSIQRALILPIAHALISFEDDRTAIRQVLSHPQALAQCQQWLQRQLPQAELIPTNSTTEALQDLERHPQRAVIASTRAAELYQMPIQSFPINDSPDNRTRFWVVSRNLTPGGACTSLSFSLDANVPGALVQPLQILAERQINLSRIESRPTKRSLGEYLFFLDLEADLREPAIAQAVQAVADCTEQLRVLGSYDSLDFTQVVQPS; encoded by the coding sequence ATGTCCGAGCGGGCGATCGCCCATTTAGGTCCAATTGGCACCTATGCCGAGATGGCAGCACTACGCTTTCAGGCCTGGTTAACCGATCAAGATCAGCAACCCAGCCACCTCTTGGCCTGTCGGAGTATTCCCGCAACCCTCCAAACCCTGGCGGATGGGACGGTTGATTACGCGGTTGTACCTGTCGAGAATTCGGTGGAAGGCAGTGTTGCGGCAACCCTCGATAGTCTGTGGCAGTTGCCTCAACTCTCGATTCAACGCGCTCTGATTTTACCGATCGCCCATGCTTTGATCAGTTTTGAGGACGATCGCACCGCCATCCGTCAGGTGCTCTCCCATCCACAGGCGTTAGCGCAATGTCAACAGTGGCTGCAGCGCCAGTTGCCCCAAGCCGAATTGATTCCCACCAACTCCACCACTGAAGCCCTGCAAGATTTAGAGCGTCATCCACAGCGAGCGGTGATTGCCTCAACGCGGGCAGCAGAGCTGTATCAGATGCCGATTCAGTCCTTCCCGATCAACGACTCGCCAGATAACCGCACCCGTTTTTGGGTAGTCAGTCGCAACCTGACCCCTGGTGGAGCCTGCACTTCCCTTAGCTTCAGCTTGGATGCCAACGTCCCAGGCGCCTTGGTGCAACCTTTGCAAATTTTGGCTGAGCGCCAGATCAACCTCAGCCGTATCGAGTCGCGACCAACCAAGCGATCGCTCGGGGAGTATCTGTTTTTCCTCGATCTTGAAGCAGATTTGCGGGAGCCTGCGATCGCTCAAGCTGTCCAAGCCGTTGCGGACTGTACTGAGCAACTCCGGGTTCTCGGTAGCTACGACAGTCTCGATTTCACTCAAGTTGTCCAGCCCAGCTAA